The Spirochaetota bacterium genome includes a region encoding these proteins:
- a CDS encoding transposase, translating to DKFKSYDGLVMYGFRHERLDKSKRFSNGRVYINGIEGFWSYAKQRLIKYHGVGADNFIFYIKELEFRYNHRNNIEHALIKALGGI from the coding sequence AGATAAGTTTAAAAGTTACGATGGGCTTGTGATGTATGGGTTTAGACATGAGAGACTCGATAAAAGCAAGCGATTTAGCAATGGGAGGGTGTATATTAATGGGATTGAAGGATTTTGGTCATATGCGAAGCAACGGTTGATAAAATATCATGGGGTAGGAGCAGATAATTTTATTTTTTATATAAAAGAATTGGAATTTAGGTATAATCACAGAAATAATATCGAACATGCGCTAATCAAGGCATTAGGTGGAATTTAA